Genomic window (Methanocaldococcus sp.):
GCCTTTTCAACTATTGGGAAGTTCCAAGTTGATGCCGCTATGATTCTATAGCTCTTTATTTTTCCATCTTTTCCAACTTCTGCCATGTGTGTATTTGTTGCTCTTGGAGCTTCATGAACTCCAATTCCAAAACCATCTTTGTATTCAACCTCAGCTCTTGTCTTTCCATATATATTAACTTCATCTAAAATTTCTAAGGCTCTATAAACAGCTCCAAGGTTTTCTTGAGCTCTTGCTATGTTGATGTCTAAAGCACTACCTCCTGCTCTAAAGTTTCCAAATTTAACCAATCTTGCTCTTGGACCTCCTTCAGCAGGAACTCCTTCATATAAAGGAATTTGAACTGTTGTAGTGTGTATTGCCTCTTCATCATCATAGTATCTTTGAGGAGGAATTTCTACGACACTATCCCAGTTTATAGCATATCTATCTCCATATGTTGTGTGAGAGGCAATGTATGGGTATTCATGAGACCCTAAATCAGGAATTCCCACATCTTCTAAGTATCTTTCAATTAATTCAGTGTATTTTTCATACAATTCATTAGCATCTTTTTCATACTGTCTTAATGCATAGTATAACCTTGACTTAGCTCTTTCAGTTATGTTTGTTCTCATTCCTCCAATTACAATGTTTGGAGGATGAATCCCTTCTCCACCTACAATATCAACTACTAACTGTCCAACTTTTCTCATTCTTTGAATTAATTTTATTAATTCGATTCTTAAATTAGTTTCATCTGGCTTTAAAAAGTCATCAATTGTTAATAAGTGGTGTAACGGATGAGAATGTAATCTATTTCCAAGTCCTACTAATTCCCTTAACAATAAACCATCATCAGGAACTTCACAGTCTATTGCATTTTCTATTGCTTCACAGGAAGCAATTCCATGAGTAGTTTGACAAATCCCACAGATTCTCATAACTGCGATTGGAGCAAACTCTGCTGGTTTGCCTTTTAACATTGTTTCAAATCCTCTAACAGGAGTCGTATTTAAATAATATGCTTTATTTATAATTCCTTCATCATCAACTTCTAAAATCAGTTTCGCATGTCCTTCGTGTCTTGTTGTAGGCGTTATTTCTATTCTGTTAGTCACA
Coding sequences:
- the frhA gene encoding coenzyme F420 hydrogenase subunit alpha, translated to MTNRIEITPTTRHEGHAKLILEVDDEGIINKAYYLNTTPVRGFETMLKGKPAEFAPIAVMRICGICQTTHGIASCEAIENAIDCEVPDDGLLLRELVGLGNRLHSHPLHHLLTIDDFLKPDETNLRIELIKLIQRMRKVGQLVVDIVGGEGIHPPNIVIGGMRTNITERAKSRLYYALRQYEKDANELYEKYTELIERYLEDVGIPDLGSHEYPYIASHTTYGDRYAINWDSVVEIPPQRYYDDEEAIHTTTVQIPLYEGVPAEGGPRARLVKFGNFRAGGSALDINIARAQENLGAVYRALEILDEVNIYGKTRAEVEYKDGFGIGVHEAPRATNTHMAEVGKDGKIKSYRIIAASTWNFPIVEKAIEGYPHQYAEVIMRAYDIUASCATHIIVKDEESKETIEVRKML